One window of the Acaryochloris sp. CCMEE 5410 genome contains the following:
- a CDS encoding Crp/Fnr family transcriptional regulator: MDDRHSSRDDKLETQLRSTPFFAGLPDSVVDQAVAQVVTREHPANRVILLENDWGSSVYFILNGWVKIRTYNIDGKEVTLNIVGKGEIFGEMAPLDEVPRSTDVITLTPTTVANMPSTDFVNLMQTQPQAGIRLAKLMARRLRQLNRRLRLREADAQSRVADILLFLAEGQGIEGKGGIEIPNLPHRELSSLSGMARETVTRQLGKLENKGLIQRNQDVLCIIDTDALEDLIL, encoded by the coding sequence ATGGATGATCGGCACAGTTCCCGTGACGACAAACTAGAAACTCAGCTTCGTTCAACGCCCTTTTTTGCTGGTCTACCGGATTCAGTAGTTGATCAAGCGGTTGCTCAAGTTGTGACCCGCGAACATCCCGCAAATAGGGTGATTCTCCTAGAAAATGATTGGGGAAGTTCCGTTTACTTCATTCTAAATGGGTGGGTCAAAATCCGAACCTACAACATTGATGGCAAAGAAGTCACCTTAAATATTGTTGGCAAGGGTGAGATTTTTGGCGAAATGGCTCCCTTAGACGAGGTTCCCCGTTCTACAGATGTGATTACCCTTACTCCCACAACTGTAGCGAATATGCCTTCTACGGATTTTGTGAACTTAATGCAGACGCAGCCTCAAGCTGGTATCCGTTTGGCCAAGCTAATGGCACGTCGTTTGCGGCAGCTTAATCGGCGGTTACGATTGAGAGAGGCAGATGCTCAATCCCGCGTGGCCGATATCCTTCTGTTCTTAGCAGAAGGTCAAGGCATAGAAGGGAAAGGGGGCATAGAGATTCCCAACTTACCCCATCGAGAGTTGAGCAGTCTTAGCGGCATGGCCCGAGAGACGGTAACCCGCCAATTAGGTAAACTGGAAAACAAAGGCCTTATTCAACGCAATCAGGATGTGCTGTGCATCATCGATACTGATGCCCTAGAAGATTTGATTCTATAG
- a CDS encoding DUF2232 domain-containing protein encodes MSKVPPNPVDKPLPMVETAFLASATALIWYINTYFPLGPLLRIFFPIPTALIYLRWGNRSAWMSAWVTTLLITVLMGPPRSIQFLMPYGVVGVMLGGLWKRQVSWAISMGWSILIMAIGFFFQLNLLSLLVGTNLWIYINRQITGFLDWVVIKLGLLLQPDVIVIQLFAVGLILLNAFLYILLVHLVAWLVFDRIGVSIPDPPLWLQTFLEYQDE; translated from the coding sequence ATGTCCAAGGTCCCTCCCAATCCAGTCGATAAGCCACTACCCATGGTAGAAACGGCTTTTTTGGCTAGTGCAACAGCATTAATTTGGTATATCAATACCTATTTCCCCTTGGGACCGTTACTACGGATTTTTTTCCCTATTCCCACCGCTTTGATCTATCTGCGATGGGGCAATCGTTCTGCCTGGATGAGCGCTTGGGTGACCACCCTTCTCATTACCGTTTTGATGGGGCCTCCTCGGAGTATTCAGTTTCTAATGCCTTACGGCGTGGTGGGGGTCATGCTGGGTGGGTTGTGGAAACGGCAGGTCAGCTGGGCCATTTCGATGGGTTGGAGCATCCTGATTATGGCCATTGGATTTTTCTTCCAGCTCAACTTACTGTCGCTATTGGTCGGGACCAATCTTTGGATCTACATCAACCGTCAAATTACGGGCTTTTTAGATTGGGTGGTGATTAAGTTAGGTCTGCTTCTTCAGCCCGATGTGATTGTCATACAGCTATTTGCTGTTGGTTTGATCCTGTTGAATGCCTTTTTATATATATTGTTGGTCCACTTAGTAGCTTGGCTTGTTTTTGATCGCATCGGTGTATCTATCCCTGATCCGCCCCTATGGCTGCAAACCTTTCTTGAATATCAGGATGAGTAA
- a CDS encoding extracellular solute-binding protein, with translation MDRRSFLQTLGAVTLSQLLGACQQNNRTGLQVNLLQKTLPPQLVDKFRSNSNIPLQISLKSSTQEIFTQLQKWHKEEHKQEAEKLPPEDKPKLPSRLASLGDYWLPQAIQQNLIQPLSVDDLNRWSALAPQWQQLVRRDLQGNPSTEGKIWGAPYRWGATMIAFRKDKFRDLGWQPQDWSDLWRSELKGHISLPDQPREVIGLTLKKLGQSYNLEDLDTISELPQTLKELNEQTLFYASSQYLEPLILGDTWAAVGWSSDILPALAREPDLDAVLPASGSALWADLWVQVQPSETINQWINYWWEDTVANNLSKFTDTISPLLSTTLPVKSQSHRLIAAPKQFERSEFLLPLSPSTLQQYERLWQAMRILV, from the coding sequence ATGGATCGACGTTCTTTTTTACAGACCTTAGGTGCAGTAACCTTGAGTCAATTATTAGGGGCCTGTCAACAGAACAACCGCACCGGATTACAAGTAAATTTGTTGCAGAAGACCCTACCCCCTCAATTGGTAGATAAATTCCGCTCAAACTCAAATATTCCTTTACAAATTTCCCTTAAATCCTCTACCCAGGAAATTTTTACTCAGCTTCAAAAATGGCACAAAGAAGAGCATAAACAAGAGGCTGAGAAATTGCCTCCAGAGGATAAGCCCAAACTCCCATCCCGATTAGCCAGCCTCGGAGATTATTGGTTACCCCAAGCGATCCAGCAAAACCTAATCCAACCCCTATCCGTCGATGATCTGAATCGATGGTCTGCCTTAGCACCTCAATGGCAGCAGCTCGTTCGTCGCGATCTCCAGGGCAATCCCAGCACCGAAGGCAAAATTTGGGGGGCTCCCTATCGGTGGGGGGCCACCATGATTGCCTTTCGAAAGGACAAATTCAGAGATTTAGGATGGCAACCTCAAGATTGGTCAGACTTATGGCGCTCTGAACTGAAGGGGCACATTAGCCTCCCCGATCAACCCCGAGAGGTCATTGGTCTTACCCTCAAAAAACTGGGCCAGTCCTACAACTTAGAGGATTTAGACACCATTTCAGAACTCCCCCAAACCCTTAAGGAACTGAATGAGCAAACCCTCTTTTATGCCTCTAGCCAATATTTAGAGCCCCTAATCTTGGGAGATACCTGGGCTGCAGTGGGATGGTCATCTGACATATTACCCGCTCTAGCCCGAGAACCTGATTTGGACGCAGTCTTACCTGCATCTGGCTCAGCCTTGTGGGCGGATCTATGGGTCCAGGTCCAACCAAGTGAAACGATTAATCAATGGATTAATTACTGGTGGGAAGACACCGTTGCCAATAATTTATCCAAATTTACAGATACCATCTCCCCGCTGTTATCCACCACACTTCCGGTCAAGTCGCAAAGCCATCGACTCATTGCCGCTCCTAAGCAGTTCGAAAGGAGTGAGTTCTTGTTACCCCTCTCGCCCTCCACCCTGCAACAATACGAACGTCTGTGGCAAGCTATGCGAATACTAGTCTAA
- a CDS encoding RNA-binding protein, producing the protein MSIRLYIGNLPKELDRDELAALFTAEVGELTSTKVVTDRKTGKCRGFGFVTVETDEQADQVIAKLNGHVFKDNALKIEKALPKSKEANNQGAGNNTPRRGNKNKSRSYTQAEAAQPDPRWADELEKLKEMLFAQTQS; encoded by the coding sequence ATGTCCATCCGCCTATACATCGGTAATTTACCCAAAGAGTTGGACCGGGACGAACTAGCTGCGTTATTCACTGCAGAGGTGGGTGAACTCACGTCCACGAAAGTAGTTACCGATCGGAAGACCGGTAAATGTCGTGGGTTTGGTTTTGTCACAGTGGAAACAGATGAGCAAGCAGACCAAGTGATTGCCAAGTTAAATGGGCATGTGTTCAAAGACAATGCCTTGAAAATTGAGAAAGCCTTACCGAAGAGCAAGGAAGCGAATAACCAAGGGGCAGGCAATAACACCCCCCGTCGTGGCAACAAGAATAAATCCCGCTCTTACACTCAAGCAGAAGCAGCTCAACCTGATCCAAGATGGGCTGACGAGTTAGAAAAGCTCAAGGAAATGTTATTTGCTCAAACTCAGTCTTAA
- a CDS encoding L-threonylcarbamoyladenylate synthase yields MAQIYTVHPQDPQQRTIDAIRADLLNGAVMLYPTDTVYAIGCDINAKAAVQRVRQIKQMSNDKPLTFLCSSLSNIAQYARVSDPAYRIMRKLIPGPYTFLLPATKLVPKLVQNPKRKTTGIRVPDHPVCLSLLDSLATPIISTSAHFSDQESVHGWSKKQEPLSPAELFDHFDKQVDLIIENGQDLSTKVSTILDLCQDQPAVVREGLGWDTLSSEFAWV; encoded by the coding sequence ATGGCCCAAATTTATACTGTTCATCCCCAAGATCCCCAACAGCGAACGATTGACGCTATTCGGGCTGATCTACTGAATGGAGCGGTCATGCTCTATCCTACAGACACGGTTTATGCCATTGGCTGTGATATCAACGCCAAGGCTGCGGTTCAACGGGTTCGGCAAATCAAACAGATGTCCAATGACAAACCGTTGACGTTCTTATGTTCATCTCTCTCGAATATCGCTCAGTATGCCCGAGTGAGCGATCCAGCCTACAGAATCATGCGGAAGCTGATTCCAGGTCCCTATACCTTTTTGTTACCGGCCACCAAGCTCGTCCCTAAATTGGTCCAAAATCCCAAGCGAAAAACCACTGGCATTCGAGTGCCGGATCATCCAGTCTGCCTATCCCTATTGGACTCCCTAGCCACTCCGATTATCTCTACATCTGCGCATTTCTCAGATCAGGAAAGTGTTCACGGTTGGTCAAAAAAACAAGAGCCCCTCTCCCCAGCTGAACTCTTTGATCATTTTGATAAGCAAGTGGATCTAATTATCGAAAATGGTCAAGACCTGAGCACCAAAGTCTCAACGATATTAGATCTCTGCCAAGACCAACCCGCAGTGGTGCGCGAGGGTCTGGGTTGGGATACCCTCTCATCCGAATTCGCCTGGGTTTAG
- a CDS encoding hybrid sensor histidine kinase/response regulator, giving the protein MGIFNILHSFKANDSSSICEDTIHAFNDGLTMTVDPITLSRYQILEQLYESSRTLVYRAHNQVTQTDVVLKILKTPYPTAQELAEFRHEYEIARKLDVPGVVQPTALLPYNNGLAIEMPDFGGISLSDFATPSTEHGKPRSPMAVHIFLDIALQLAKALENLSQYQIIHKDIKPHNIVVHPQTLETKLIDFSLASLLPRESTALLSPKLLEGTLLYLSPEQTGRMNRKVDYRTDFYSLGITFYELLTGQLPFQAQDPMELVHCHIAQVPVAPIVINPNIPEVLNQIVLKLIAKMAEDRYQTAYGLHYDLAYCRHLLQEQGQVSSFALAQGDQPTDFVIPEKLYGRTQEVEILLNTFERVAQGASELMLVSGHSGVGKTAVISEIHKPIVRRRGYFIQGKFDQLQQSMPFAALLQAFQDLCQQLLMESPESVKQWQTKILTAVGDNGQVIIDVIPEVELLIGPQTPVAELEPGPTLNRFNLVFQQFFQIFPGVDHPLVLFLDDLQWIDSASLKFLQSLLEESERGYLLLIGTYRDNEVLDAHPLMQTLRRLEQSELTISRLHLTALQAKDLNALISDTLACSPEQTCTLSQYLFQKTQGNPFFSRQFLQTLEKEQLIRFNQTLRSWEWDITEIQALALTGDVVEFMRRQLLKLSPETQESLKLAACIGNRFTLKTLAIVSGTSEEKTAQTLWEALQAGLLEGIKNVNLTEQIQAAVDENQPLSRESRTSGLAPSISTYTFLHDRIQQAAYSLIPSGQKRATHLMIGQQLLKLVPEMERDEQIFELVNQLNRGATLLQTSEEQVNLAELNRVAAKKARTSTAYDLAAEYASMGLTLLGKDGWQQHYDLMLALSELAAEAAYLHSAIGTMESLVESILAHAAHPLDQVRAYEIQIQAYTSHNRLLDALSTARQALARFGIHFPESPQPEDIQAAFQDLAQETALFNVAEFGNLPVMFEQQQLAVMGIAASMIPAAYIAAPDLFPLVTVLGVKTSIRHGNSPLGAFFYATYSILLTGVLQDIDLATEYSHLALQVMEKFDAKPVQPAVLYSLGAFVTHDSVHLQNAIALLREGYQIALDTGNLEFVGYCAKDICQYSYFCGQDLASLTSDIQAYVKILDKFQIATTSSFTRLFLQVVLNLQGQNQNPTALVGKAYNETDVLPQMISNSNVAGLHFYSVHKLVLGYLFQDRDQLQALADQARFYLDGGPGYFTGTIYHFYDSLALLALVPTGSRISESWQDRIEQNQAYLLRHAQYGPMNVQHKYHLVEAERYRVLGAHLEAIDAYDLAIALATEHHFTQEAALAQELAARFYLQWGKTTIAQTYMVNAYYAYERWGAIAKLADLERNHAQLLAPFLNSGLRIQALESFSLARTQPTHSSHQGGFKGLDWAAVMKACQALSEEIEIERLLATTMQVVIENAGAERGCLLLYQDHQLCLMAQYPEQATQLPISLNHVGINGHLPLSLIHYSERTRETLVIQDGRTETKFAGDPYQSDRAPLSQLCMPILRQGDLVGLLYLENNLTPGAFTSNHLEVLHLLAAQAAISIDNAQLYASVEKKVAQRTQQLHTAQLEAEHANQAKSDFLASMSHELRTPLNAILGFSQLMAQDARLPQHLDESLAIINRSGEHLLDLINDVLALSKIEAGKTTLQLDTFNFHEFLQAIHGMLQLRAKSKNLDFQFEQSPDVPEVIQADERKLRQILINLLGNAIKFTEQGRVTLRVTNAHSESEELTPPDIYVLQFEVEDTGAGIAKDELDSVFEAFVQTQSGVKSRQGTGLGLPISQSFVELMGGQLQVRSEEGIGTCFFFNLPVLVTTTPVIHKPSQQKILRLAEDQPIYRILVVEDQADNQRLLIDHLSPLGFMVAAVNDGPSAIESWQSWRPDLIWMDIQLPGMNGLEVAKKIKDLAAASNSPPPIIIALTANAFDDVRIQALANGCDGFVSKPYILMEILDLMAEKLNLSWIYEESTPVQPQTIPLRALDPEHLNRLPLTWREQLNQAALFLDEGKVVDLISEIEPNHQEIAASLYQLVKDYQFERLIHLTESS; this is encoded by the coding sequence ATGGGCATATTCAATATATTACATTCCTTCAAAGCTAACGACAGCTCTAGCATCTGTGAAGATACTATCCATGCGTTTAACGATGGCCTGACCATGACGGTTGACCCCATCACCCTAAGTCGATACCAAATTCTAGAGCAACTATATGAAAGCTCTAGGACATTGGTTTATCGCGCCCACAATCAGGTCACTCAGACGGATGTTGTCCTTAAGATACTTAAGACGCCTTACCCCACCGCTCAAGAATTAGCTGAATTCCGACATGAATATGAGATAGCCCGCAAGCTTGATGTCCCTGGAGTCGTTCAGCCGACTGCGCTTTTACCTTATAACAACGGCTTGGCGATTGAGATGCCTGACTTCGGCGGGATCTCCCTCTCCGATTTTGCAACCCCTTCGACCGAGCATGGGAAGCCCCGTTCTCCCATGGCTGTCCATATATTTTTAGATATTGCTCTTCAGTTAGCGAAAGCGTTAGAGAATCTAAGTCAGTATCAGATTATTCATAAGGATATTAAGCCTCACAATATTGTTGTCCACCCTCAAACATTAGAAACAAAACTAATTGATTTCAGCCTGGCATCTCTATTGCCTCGAGAAAGCACCGCTTTACTGAGTCCTAAATTGCTAGAAGGAACGCTACTCTATCTTTCTCCAGAGCAAACGGGACGCATGAACCGGAAGGTGGACTATCGAACAGACTTTTACTCTTTAGGCATTACGTTTTATGAGTTGCTAACGGGCCAACTCCCTTTTCAGGCCCAAGATCCAATGGAATTGGTACATTGCCATATTGCTCAGGTCCCTGTTGCGCCGATCGTTATCAATCCTAATATTCCCGAAGTCCTCAACCAGATTGTCCTGAAGCTGATCGCTAAAATGGCTGAGGATCGGTATCAGACCGCCTATGGGCTCCATTACGACCTAGCCTACTGCCGTCATTTACTGCAGGAGCAAGGGCAAGTGAGTTCTTTTGCCCTTGCTCAAGGAGATCAACCGACGGATTTTGTCATTCCTGAAAAATTGTATGGCCGAACCCAAGAGGTTGAGATATTACTCAATACCTTTGAGCGGGTTGCTCAAGGGGCCAGCGAACTGATGCTGGTCTCAGGGCATTCTGGTGTTGGCAAAACAGCCGTAATTAGCGAAATTCATAAGCCCATTGTTCGGCGACGGGGCTATTTTATTCAGGGCAAGTTTGATCAACTGCAGCAGAGCATGCCCTTCGCGGCTCTGCTACAAGCCTTCCAAGATCTATGTCAGCAGTTATTGATGGAAAGCCCTGAGAGCGTCAAGCAGTGGCAAACCAAAATCCTGACTGCAGTGGGTGACAATGGCCAAGTCATTATTGATGTAATCCCTGAAGTAGAGCTGCTCATTGGTCCCCAAACCCCTGTGGCTGAACTCGAGCCTGGACCTACTTTAAATCGATTTAACCTTGTTTTTCAGCAGTTTTTCCAGATCTTTCCGGGGGTCGATCATCCTCTGGTTCTCTTCCTAGACGATTTGCAATGGATTGATTCTGCCTCCTTAAAGTTCTTGCAATCTCTGTTAGAAGAGTCAGAACGAGGGTATCTATTGCTGATCGGGACGTATCGAGACAACGAAGTTTTGGACGCTCATCCGTTGATGCAGACCCTAAGACGGCTCGAACAATCAGAACTCACCATCAGTCGGCTCCATCTAACAGCTTTACAAGCCAAGGACTTGAATGCACTGATCTCAGACACCTTGGCCTGCTCACCAGAGCAAACCTGTACCCTCTCCCAATACTTGTTTCAGAAGACTCAGGGGAACCCCTTCTTTAGTCGACAATTCTTGCAAACGCTGGAGAAAGAACAGCTGATTCGGTTTAACCAAACCCTGCGATCTTGGGAATGGGATATTACTGAAATTCAGGCCTTGGCTCTGACAGGGGATGTCGTTGAATTTATGCGACGTCAGTTACTCAAACTCTCGCCAGAAACGCAAGAAAGTCTCAAACTCGCGGCATGCATTGGTAATCGTTTTACCTTGAAGACTTTGGCCATTGTCTCTGGCACTAGCGAGGAGAAAACTGCCCAAACTTTATGGGAAGCTTTGCAGGCTGGTTTACTTGAAGGTATTAAAAATGTCAATCTGACAGAACAAATCCAAGCGGCTGTAGACGAGAATCAACCTCTATCAAGAGAGTCTCGAACATCAGGATTAGCCCCATCCATCAGCACCTATACATTCCTCCATGACCGGATTCAGCAAGCGGCTTATTCCTTAATTCCATCGGGACAAAAACGAGCCACTCACTTAATGATTGGTCAACAGTTACTCAAGCTAGTTCCGGAGATGGAGCGGGATGAGCAGATCTTTGAGCTAGTCAATCAGCTCAACCGCGGGGCGACTCTGCTGCAAACATCAGAAGAACAGGTGAACCTGGCTGAACTCAACCGAGTTGCAGCCAAAAAGGCACGGACCTCTACTGCCTATGATCTCGCTGCTGAATATGCCTCAATGGGCTTGACCCTTTTGGGGAAAGACGGATGGCAGCAGCACTATGATCTGATGCTGGCCTTATCTGAGCTGGCCGCGGAAGCGGCTTACTTGCACAGTGCGATTGGGACCATGGAATCATTGGTCGAGTCAATTCTTGCCCATGCCGCTCACCCCCTCGATCAGGTGAGGGCGTATGAAATCCAAATCCAAGCCTACACCTCCCATAACCGACTCTTAGACGCTCTCTCTACAGCCCGACAAGCCCTGGCTCGCTTTGGTATCCATTTCCCAGAATCACCTCAGCCAGAAGATATCCAAGCTGCCTTTCAAGATCTTGCCCAAGAAACGGCACTATTCAACGTTGCAGAGTTTGGCAACTTGCCAGTGATGTTTGAACAACAGCAGCTTGCGGTGATGGGAATTGCGGCCAGTATGATCCCAGCAGCCTACATTGCTGCACCTGATTTATTTCCCTTAGTGACGGTATTGGGGGTTAAAACCAGCATTCGCCATGGCAACTCCCCGCTGGGGGCTTTCTTTTATGCCACCTACAGTATTTTACTCACAGGGGTGTTGCAGGATATTGACCTGGCAACAGAGTACAGTCACTTGGCACTCCAGGTGATGGAGAAGTTTGATGCCAAACCCGTTCAGCCCGCTGTCCTATATAGCTTGGGCGCGTTTGTTACTCATGATTCAGTGCATCTCCAAAATGCGATCGCACTCCTGCGCGAGGGCTATCAAATTGCATTGGACACAGGCAATCTGGAATTTGTCGGCTACTGTGCCAAAGACATTTGCCAATATTCCTATTTCTGTGGTCAAGACTTAGCTTCCTTAACCTCGGACATCCAAGCCTATGTCAAGATTCTAGACAAATTTCAAATCGCCACCACTTCCTCTTTTACCCGCCTGTTTTTGCAAGTGGTCCTCAATCTGCAAGGCCAAAACCAAAATCCTACAGCGTTAGTGGGCAAAGCCTATAACGAAACTGATGTCTTGCCTCAGATGATCAGTAACAGCAATGTTGCGGGGCTGCACTTTTACAGTGTGCATAAACTTGTTCTGGGCTATTTATTCCAAGATCGCGATCAGCTTCAGGCTCTGGCAGATCAGGCTCGTTTCTATCTAGACGGCGGTCCCGGCTATTTTACGGGAACGATTTATCACTTTTATGACTCCTTAGCCTTATTGGCCCTCGTGCCCACCGGATCGCGTATTTCCGAATCGTGGCAAGACAGAATTGAGCAGAACCAGGCGTACCTGCTGCGACACGCTCAATATGGCCCCATGAATGTCCAGCATAAGTATCATTTAGTGGAGGCGGAGCGCTATCGAGTTTTAGGTGCCCATCTTGAGGCGATTGATGCTTACGATCTCGCTATTGCCTTAGCAACAGAGCATCATTTCACCCAAGAAGCCGCCCTAGCCCAAGAACTTGCCGCTCGGTTTTATTTGCAATGGGGCAAAACCACCATTGCCCAGACCTATATGGTGAATGCCTATTACGCCTACGAGCGTTGGGGGGCAATCGCCAAGTTAGCAGACCTGGAACGTAACCATGCCCAGTTACTCGCCCCATTCCTGAATAGTGGCTTGCGCATTCAGGCGTTAGAGTCCTTTAGCTTAGCCCGAACCCAGCCCACCCACTCCAGCCACCAAGGTGGATTTAAAGGCCTGGACTGGGCTGCAGTCATGAAAGCCTGCCAAGCCCTATCTGAAGAAATTGAAATCGAGCGACTCCTGGCCACCACAATGCAGGTGGTCATCGAGAATGCGGGTGCAGAGCGGGGCTGTCTGTTGTTATACCAAGACCACCAGCTCTGTCTAATGGCTCAATATCCGGAGCAGGCAACCCAGTTGCCCATTTCTTTGAACCATGTGGGGATTAATGGTCATTTGCCTCTATCCTTGATTCACTATAGTGAACGAACCCGAGAAACCCTGGTTATTCAGGATGGTCGCACAGAAACCAAATTTGCCGGTGACCCTTACCAAAGTGATCGAGCCCCTTTGTCTCAACTGTGCATGCCGATTCTGCGGCAAGGGGATCTAGTTGGATTACTCTATCTAGAGAATAATTTAACCCCTGGAGCGTTCACCTCCAATCACTTAGAAGTACTCCACCTGCTAGCCGCCCAAGCCGCTATTTCCATCGATAATGCCCAACTCTATGCCTCAGTTGAGAAAAAAGTCGCCCAACGGACCCAGCAACTCCATACAGCCCAGCTCGAAGCCGAACATGCCAATCAAGCTAAAAGTGACTTTCTGGCTAGCATGAGTCATGAATTGCGCACTCCCTTGAATGCAATTTTGGGATTTAGCCAGTTAATGGCCCAAGATGCGAGATTACCGCAGCATCTGGATGAATCTCTCGCCATTATCAATCGTAGTGGTGAGCATTTACTCGATCTGATTAACGATGTATTGGCCCTCTCCAAAATTGAAGCTGGAAAAACCACCCTTCAACTCGATACCTTTAACTTCCATGAATTTTTACAGGCCATTCATGGCATGTTGCAGCTTAGGGCTAAATCTAAGAACCTAGACTTTCAATTCGAACAATCCCCTGATGTTCCTGAAGTCATTCAAGCGGATGAGCGCAAACTGCGCCAAATTCTGATTAATTTGTTAGGGAACGCCATTAAATTTACGGAACAAGGGCGGGTGACATTGCGAGTCACAAACGCCCACTCAGAATCAGAGGAATTGACTCCCCCAGATATTTATGTCCTCCAATTTGAAGTAGAAGACACAGGAGCTGGAATTGCCAAGGATGAACTCGATAGCGTTTTTGAAGCCTTTGTCCAAACCCAATCAGGGGTCAAATCCCGACAGGGTACTGGCCTAGGGCTCCCCATAAGCCAAAGCTTTGTGGAGCTGATGGGAGGCCAACTCCAGGTCCGCAGTGAAGAGGGCATTGGAACTTGCTTCTTTTTCAACTTGCCAGTGTTGGTCACGACCACCCCAGTCATCCATAAACCGTCCCAGCAGAAAATTCTCCGGTTAGCTGAGGATCAGCCGATTTACCGCATTTTAGTGGTGGAAGACCAAGCCGATAACCAACGCCTCTTGATCGATCATTTATCCCCCCTCGGTTTTATGGTGGCTGCCGTCAATGACGGTCCATCAGCCATTGAAAGTTGGCAGTCTTGGCGCCCTGATTTAATCTGGATGGACATACAGCTACCTGGGATGAATGGGCTAGAAGTTGCCAAAAAGATCAAGGACTTAGCCGCCGCTAGTAACAGCCCTCCGCCCATCATCATCGCCCTTACCGCTAATGCATTTGATGATGTTCGTATTCAAGCCCTGGCCAATGGTTGTGACGGATTTGTCAGCAAGCCTTATATTTTGATGGAGATATTGGATTTAATGGCTGAGAAACTCAATCTCAGCTGGATTTATGAAGAGTCGACCCCTGTTCAGCCTCAGACCATTCCCTTACGAGCCCTTGACCCTGAACATCTCAACCGACTGCCGCTCACTTGGCGAGAGCAGCTCAATCAGGCTGCCCTATTTTTGGATGAAGGTAAAGTGGTTGACCTTATCTCAGAAATTGAACCGAACCATCAAGAAATTGCCGCAAGCCTCTACCAACTCGTCAAGGACTATCAGTTTGAAAGACTGATTCATTTAACTGAGTCTAGCTGA
- the larC gene encoding nickel pincer cofactor biosynthesis protein LarC, with protein MTKLAYFECPTGIAGDMCLGALLDLGVPLSLLQDYFRRLDIEQEFELQVSSVHRQSQQATYVRVELGAEPGPSGEHQHSHHRHLPEIERLILGAGLPKQVEIWSLDIFRNLALAEGKVHGIEPNRVHFHEVGATDAIVDIVGTCIGLHWLGVEEIFCSALPTGGGTVKAAHGKLSVPVPAVLQLWQTRQVPVYDNGIHKELVTPTGAAIATTLAQTFGPPPPLSLHQIGLGAGTLDLSLPNILRIWLGESAASPASATHPETVAVLETQIDDLNPQVFGYVFDALFQAGALDVFTQAVGMKKSRPGILLTVICPPETVSACETVIFKETSTLGIRRSQQQRTALQRAIKTIDTTYGPVQIKLAYHDHQLVNVQPEYEDCAQIAQTHHLSWQRVHQAALVAWYQQSEIIGAK; from the coding sequence ATGACCAAACTAGCTTATTTCGAGTGCCCTACAGGCATTGCCGGGGATATGTGCTTGGGAGCGCTCTTAGATTTGGGGGTGCCCCTTTCCTTACTCCAAGACTATTTCAGGCGTTTGGACATTGAGCAAGAATTTGAATTACAGGTCAGTTCCGTTCACCGACAAAGCCAACAAGCCACCTATGTTCGAGTTGAGCTGGGAGCTGAGCCTGGGCCGTCAGGGGAACATCAGCATTCCCACCACCGACATTTGCCGGAAATTGAACGTCTGATTCTGGGAGCGGGATTGCCCAAGCAGGTAGAAATCTGGAGTTTAGATATTTTCCGAAATTTAGCCCTTGCTGAGGGGAAGGTACATGGAATTGAGCCCAATCGGGTGCATTTCCATGAAGTGGGGGCCACGGATGCCATTGTGGATATTGTTGGCACTTGCATAGGTCTACATTGGTTGGGGGTTGAAGAGATATTCTGTTCGGCCCTCCCCACAGGAGGCGGGACAGTCAAAGCAGCTCATGGAAAATTATCGGTTCCAGTCCCAGCGGTTTTACAGCTTTGGCAAACGCGACAAGTACCGGTTTATGACAATGGTATTCATAAGGAATTGGTGACGCCAACGGGAGCTGCGATCGCAACCACCCTGGCTCAAACTTTTGGTCCTCCTCCCCCCCTGTCTCTCCACCAGATCGGTTTGGGGGCAGGCACCCTGGACTTGTCTTTACCGAATATCCTCCGCATTTGGCTGGGGGAATCGGCAGCATCTCCAGCTTCAGCGACTCACCCTGAAACCGTAGCTGTACTGGAGACGCAAATCGATGACCTCAACCCCCAAGTCTTTGGCTATGTTTTTGATGCCCTGTTTCAAGCTGGGGCCTTAGATGTGTTTACCCAGGCAGTGGGTATGAAGAAATCCCGCCCCGGCATTCTATTGACGGTAATTTGCCCCCCTGAAACCGTCTCAGCTTGTGAAACGGTGATATTTAAAGAAACGAGTACCCTGGGTATTCGGCGATCGCAACAGCAACGCACCGCCCTCCAACGAGCCATTAAAACGATTGACACGACCTATGGTCCAGTCCAGATTAAGCTGGCCTATCATGATCACCAGCTGGTCAACGTTCAGCCCGAATATGAAGACTGTGCTCAGATAGCCCAAACGCATCATTTATCTTGGCAACGGGTTCATCAGGCTGCTTTAGTAGCTTGGTATCAGCAGTCAGAAATTATAGGTGCAAAGTAA